A genome region from Hevea brasiliensis isolate MT/VB/25A 57/8 chromosome 9, ASM3005281v1, whole genome shotgun sequence includes the following:
- the LOC110660850 gene encoding probable glutathione peroxidase 8, with protein MLCRSPIILVFSLSLSLSLSLSLFFVHVMASQPPKYPESVYDFTIKDANGNDVDLSIFKGKVLLIVNVASKCGLTNSNYTELNQLYEKYKDQGLEILAFPCNQFGEQEPGSNDEIQEFVCTRFKSEFPVFGKVEVNGENAFPLYKFLKSGKWGIFGDDIQWNFAKFLVNKDGQVVDRYYPTTSPLSLEHDIKKLLGIS; from the exons ATGCTGTGTCGCTCACCAATTATTCTCGTCTttagcctctctctctctctctctctctctctctctctattttttgTTCATGTAATGGCAAGCCAGCCCCCTAAGTACCCTGAATCAGTCTATGACTTCACTATCAAG GATGCTAATGGAAATGATGTAGATCTTAGCATTTTCAAGGGAAAAGTCTTATTAATTGTTAATGTTGCTTCTAAATG TGGATTGACCAACTCAAATTACACAGAGCTGAATCAGTTATATGAGAAGTACAAAGACCAAG GCCTTGAAATATTGGCATTTCCATGCAATCAATTTGGTGAGCAGGAACCAGGAAGTAACGATGAGATTCAAGAATTTGTCTGCACTCGCTTTAAATCAGAATTTCCTGTATTTGGCAAG GTGGAGGTGAATGGTGAGAATGCTTTTCCACTGTACAAGTTCTTAAAGTCAGGCAAATGGGGAATTTTTGGTGATGATATTCAAtggaactttgccaaattccttgtCAATAAGGACGGGCAAGTTGTTGATCGTTACTACCCCACAACTTCTCCTCTAAGTCTCGAG CATGACATAAAGAAGCTATTGGGGATCTCATGA